In the genome of Oenanthe melanoleuca isolate GR-GAL-2019-014 chromosome 4A, OMel1.0, whole genome shotgun sequence, the window CCTTCTTAACTCAGAAAGAGCAAAAATCAGTTTGGAAACAGTAAAATCCACAGCCTGAGGACTGGCATAGAAGCCTAACATCAAGGGAAAAATCAATGTATTGACAACCTTTAAACTTTCCATGGGGAGAGGAAACGGTGCCAGCTGTGGCAACAGGCAGGGCTCGGGGAGAAGGACACAGCTGGATGGCAAAAATTGCATCTTGTCCCCTCTCACACACTACCTCACATCTGAATCCCATGATTTTTGCCAAGTAAGAAACAGAGGCACGAAACAAAAGCCCTGAGAAAGGCAGTGGTGTGGTAGGGCTGGGGTCGGTGGGCAGCCCACAGGCAGGGGAGGTGACAGTTGGCATCTGCTACCCTTCTGCAGAATTTATGGACTTGTTTAATGActgtttttctcctcccctctgTAATTGTTTTCCTCAACCATGCAATTTgcagctcctggatccctgTCCAGTGATTTGGGCTGGGGGTTGCAGCCCAGCCCAAGGTCTCTGGCCGGTGCTCTTGGCCCAagaggctgggggctgcaggaggcttCAAAATGTGCACTGATCACAGTTTCTCCTTGCCTGTGATGAGCAGGTTTTGCACTCCTGGAGGTTTTTGGCCACACACAAGCTCCTCACAGCTCTCTCCTCCCTACCTACTTGCTCCaagcttctcctcctgcctcaggCCATGCCAGTTTGCACCATCTTTGGTTTGTCCTGTAGCTGCATTGATGTCCTTGTGCCCTGATCACCTTCCCTGCAGACCAAGCTGGAGAATAGGGTTGGGAAGACCTTAGAGTGCAGTGTCACCCAGGTACCCCCTGCTCAAGAGGGGTTCAGCCCATCTGCAcagtcctgctctcctggagctccaggaaAAGTGCCACTGTGGACACATCCTCACTGAGGACAGCCAGAAGATGCTCTGTACGTGTGCTTTGGAGGTAAGAAGCAGGTGGTCCTGCCACCTCCATGCTTTCCTGGTCCTCCTCCTTGAGTAGGAGGAGTCTCAGGAGAAGATGCAGTTCCAATTTTGATgatggctcccagtgccccttCCATGGGGGAGTGAAACTGTCCACAGGCAAAGgttcctctgcctgcagaggtgGGAGGACAGGACAGTCTGGTGAATAGATTCAGGCCACCAAGAGCAGACCACCACTAGTGCCCTGCCTTCTCTCTGCCTTGAAATCTGCAGTCCTCCCTCAGCAAGCAACCACCCTTCTGTGATTGTCAGTCAGAGTGATTGTCACCAAGTATGAACAGCCAAGGCAGTGCCACCCTGAGGAAGTTGGTTAAGTTTCATAGACAGGCATGGATGGAAAAAAGGGGGTTCTCCAGACACAGCAGACAGTTGGGGTGACAACATTGCCTCACTGGCAGCTACCATGTAGAGACAGTGCTGGGCTTACTGGCTCCTTTAGAGGAGAGGTTCCCAAacccttttgtttttctattgATGTTTGTAAGCAGATTGGTGCTGGAGATATGTATGAACCCAGCTTGGCTGAAGTGCCCTGAGCCATCCTACATTTCTAGGAAAGAAATGTTGATGGCAGagttttttaaacaaagctcTTGTAACAAAACAGGGACATCGACCTGCCAGGAATGTGGGGTGTGGTGGACCCAGACACACAACCCCAGCGTGTACCAAATCACTGGCTGcgaaagaaaaaaatctgacagCAAATAATAACAGCTTCAAACTTTGTTCCATTTGTGTTCTCAGGGCCCCTTGGCCCTcattaataaataacaaaatatacaaattaagaaacaagaaaaacagagaggCAGAGGAACATAAAtaagggggaaagggaaaggaactTTGATCAAGAAAGTTGAGCTGgattcccagctcagggcagccctTTCCTCACTACAGCCTGAAGATGCCAAAGTAGGTGTTGCCGTGGCTGTACTTCACTTTTGTGGAGTCTGTCACATTGACAAAGACCATGTCGCCTTCCCGGAGGTTGAAGACACCTCCCACACGGATGGACTGGAGTTCACAGAGGGACTTCAAGGTGCTCTGTGTCTTTTGTCCTTTCAGCAAGAGCCGGTCCTCTTCCTTGGGGATATGCAAATAAATGTAGAGGGTGAAGGGTGCCAAAGACACTTCTCTGGTGCAGAAGCTGACTTGGGAGTAGATGTAATAGAGTCCTGCTTCCTCCACCTTCAGTTTTCCCTCCTTGTTGGATATCAAACTGCTTGTGGGGCCATACATGGTCTCCTTCCACTCCAGCACTGTAGGGAGAGAGCATGGCAGGTGAGCTTGGAGACAGACACTTCCAGTTTGGCAAGCTGATTTGGGGGATACCCACAGACAACTGGCCTCAAAgcctctgtctgtctgtgggGTGCACTTAGTGGGGTAGCCAGCTCAGGACACTATCACCAGCCCACGGGAGCAGGGACCCTTCCCCAAGCCAAAGCAGATTTAACCCGTGTTGCTGATCACTGGCTTTGTCAGCCTTGACTCAATATGTGAATGGAGGAACAGTTAGCTTCCTTCATCTAGCCAAGTTTAGGACATGTTTAGGGAGGAGGATTGCCTATGTTTACCACAACAGGCCAAACACTTCCATTTGCTGCCTCCATGGACTTCAATGGGACACCCTCCAAGCCCTCAGAGCACTACCAAAATATGGTGCAACTCTGCTCTTCAGAGCCTCccatcccagttttcccagctgggggctgcttttcctccagaaTCCTTCCTCCTTTCGGACTCTGGAGATGGTGAGGGTTTACCACGGAAGTACAAAAATTAGCACTGCACAGTTGCTATCCCTTCCTGGGTGCAGAGCTGCAAGGGCTTAGTGCAGTGAGTGCTGCTTTTGGCAGGACCATAGTCCACATAGATAAGGTGCTGCCATGGATTTTGGGACACTTCTGGTGTCATCAGAGTAGCTCATGTCGTTGGTGCAGATAAGCCTATACAGAGACCTGGAAGCCATGGCCGTAGGGGCTGAATTCAGCTACAGCCTCTGGAATTTGGACCTCTGCCTTCCTCAGCCTACAGAGACACCTGGAAGAGCAGCCAGGGGGAGCATCTTGGCTCGAAGGGGAATAATGGGTTCaactgccccagcccagagacAGTGTGCCATGGGTAGTCCTGGGGGAGCCATGCAGCCCATGGGCCGTGACCAATCATCCCACAGTGATATTTCCCCACAGTTGAGCTCTAGGCGACTGCTGCTGTCTGGACCCTGCTTTATAGGCTCAACAAGTGCTTGAGTAGGGAGTTTTAAAATACAGCGAGTTTCTCACTTCTTTGATCTTATCTAACATTAAGCTTTCCGCAGGTAGACTGAGCTCTGGGTGAAATGCTGCGTCAGAGATGGAAAGAGCAGTTTCTGATTACTGTCAGTCACTCCAGAATTAAATCAGAAGTGCTCGGATTGTGAAATCCTTTCCAGATGGAGTGACTGACCTTGCAAGCTCATACTCACTTTAGTAATCCCTCCTGTTGTGGGAAGTCTCTCAGCTAAAGCTACACTGGGGGACAGAGCAGCGAGAGCATCGCTGTCAATACAGTGGCATGTACAAATGCCAAAGGACCCATGTATATCTCTCAAACCTAATGTGACCATGGCTGTGAAATATTTCAACTTGACTAAATCAGTTTGGAGCCCTATGTTGTGACTGTAAAGCCCTCAGCCAGCCCACATTGCCACTAGGACCACTATGAGTAAGAAGAGGATTAAATTAGCAAATGCAAATGCGAGGagagctctcctgcagcagccactccaGCAAGAGATGGCCAGGAGAGCAAAAAGATccattttaagaacaaaaaaaaggtgggggCTTGTTTTCCTTAAATACAAAGATAAAATGTTTTCCACTGATAAAAAACCCAGGGAAGATTAAGCCCTTGTGGTGCATTTCTAGGAAGGCACACATAGGGCTACTGAGGACAGGTGGGATGTGTGAGCCCCACGTGGCACAGGAGCACGTGGTGATGTGACCCCCGGGAGGTTTGCTGTATTTTGGGGACACACTTTTGTTCAGGAGTTGTTCtgtccctggccctgccctCAGAGAGCCACAGGAATGCACACTGCTGTGTCCCTCCAACTCCTCGGTTGGGGTAGAACTGGGTGAGTTTGTCTTACCTGAGCCTgtcttgctgctctgctgaccTGCCAGATGAACTGCAATTGGCTCCCTCTTCTCTGCTGCAATTTACAAAAGTCACTGTTATTGATGCCTTGGGGACTTGCAGGGACGGGAGCACCTCCCGCCGTTAATGGTTCTCTGCAGTCCAGatcccacccccagccctgagagAGGCAAGACATGGCCTCCACTCAGCAAAGACCTGCATGTGCCTCTGAGGTGAAGCCTCTGATGGATAAAGCCTACGGAGGAGATGGTGCCACCCTGCCCGTGGCTGGAACAGGACCTGGATGTGCCCACACCTCACCTGCCACAGATGACTCATTCTTATGTGTCAAACGGGGATGCTCATGATGCTCAGGACCTGTGATGTAAAAAGGCCACAGATTTAATTTTGGGTTGGATTTCAACAACTTCCAACTGTCTACACTGGCACCCAGAtgagcctgccctggggagaAAGCCCAGTAtccccctctgccagcccacCCCGAGCGCAGTCCTACCCCCATGGGGATACTCCAAACCTCAACTCATCCCCTGCCTCCACACCATGCCCTGAGAAACTCGTGGGCTGTTGAAGGAAACCCTTTCCCAGGCCAAGGAACACCTCCTGCCACAGCAAGCCATGAGTGCACTGGTTACACCAGGAAACTCACCTCTCTGCATTTCAAACTTGGGCTGCTCTTTGAGGGGTCTGTCCTGTTGCAACAgcaaaaatatatgttttttttaaaaatcaatgatTTTGAAAGATTCTATATAAAAGATGCTCTTGTCATGGCTGGGGTTAGTGGTATTTGGCTCCAACAGCCCTGTCAGCTCTTGACCGAGGATAAATAAACCAAAGAGACTCCTCTTGTACCTTTCCCAACTTCACACATGACCATGGGCTGTTTGCAGCACGGAGTTTGTAGGGTTTATGGTTTTAGGTTTTATTCAATTAAAATGACGGGTAAAGTTTATTGAAAGCAGTTAgataaacaaacaagaaaaatctccttttcatGAGACAATGCACACTCATGCTTCTCCTCACTGGTTGCCAGGAGCTCTGTTTCCTGGCCAAAGCCTTGCACTGTCACTGACACCTGGGCAAAGTGGGCAGAAAAGTGTTCCCAGTGGCAGGTGGCCACGAGCATCCTCACAGCCACCCAGCAAAGGACTGGAGCAAGGTGCCAGACAGCAGAAAATCAGTTATTTTCAGACCAGTATGAGGAAGCAGAGCCAAGGGGATTTCAGCTCCATGCCACCCACCACAAGCCCCAAACATACCATGGTATGGTGCAGCTGGATGTGCTCTAATCTAAAgcattttagggaaaaaatctATGAGATTTTTTAATT includes:
- the CD40LG gene encoding CD40 ligand, whose amino-acid sequence is MNEPYGPEAPRPISSTSPGIMKMFMVFLTVFIVVQTIGTVLFCLYLHMKMDKMEEVLNLNEDYIFLKKVQKCQTAEGQKSTLLDCEKIIKGFQNVQYKDRPLKEQPKFEMQRGPEHHEHPRLTHKNESSVAAEKREPIAVHLAGQQSSKTGSVLEWKETMYGPTSSLISNKEGKLKVEEAGLYYIYSQVSFCTREVSLAPFTLYIYLHIPKEEDRLLLKGQKTQSTLKSLCELQSIRVGGVFNLREGDMVFVNVTDSTKVKYSHGNTYFGIFRL